The Cryptococcus gattii WM276 chromosome B, complete sequence genome has a segment encoding these proteins:
- a CDS encoding Nuclear-enriched ubiquitin-like polyubiquitin-binding protein, putative; Dsk2p (Similar to TIGR gene model, INSD accession AAW41800.1), with product MATEQPSSASSDITITVKGPQELKLTISISPDKNVAELKELIASKCDVEKDRQRLIYSGKVLKDEETISSYKIQNGHTIHMVKGAAKPSSSTPAGQASQPPRLPQMGAGLNVGSNPIDNVENIHHGLAGFNPFTGVQGLENLNDPNAMSNMMQSPEFLRSMSDLMSRPEVVDQIIASNPQLASMGPQIRQMMASPFFRQMMSNPETLRMMMQMQSGMGQGGGLGGFGGFNPFAPAAAGANTNTAPNNAGTGPTDPFPNLFAPNAGNANPAAGGAGAAAAAAAAADQAQATNAPPPPNPSQPNAGQFPPGLAALLGLGGGMPGAGTSAAGTNPNPFGALNPALFGGAGSLWGAPPVRDERPPEEIYATQLGQLNAMGLWDAQKNIRALRTTGGNVEAAIELIFSGQLDQA from the exons ATGGCCACAGAACAAccctcctccgcctcctcAGACATCACCAT TACTGTCAAAGGGCCCCAGGAACTGAAGCTCACTATCTCAATCTCTCCAGACAAGAACGTTGCTGAACTGAAGGAGCTTATTGCCTCCAAGTGTGACGTGGAGAAGGATCGTCAACGTCTGATATATTCTG GCAAGGTGCTGAAAGACGAAGAAACCATCTCCAGCTATAAGATTCAAAATGGCCACACGATCCACATGGTGAAGGGTGCTGCGAAGCCCTCAAGTTCAACCCCCGCTGGTCAGGCAAGCCAGCCCCCCAGGCTACCTCAAATGGGCGCCGGTCTGAATGTGGGGAGTAACCCTATCGATAACGTTGAGAATATTCATCAC GGGCTGGCGGGGTTCAATCCTTTTACAGGAGTTCAAGGGCTCGAGAACTTGAATGATCCCAACGCT ATGTCTAACATGATGCAAAGTCCCGAATTTCTCAGAAGCATGTCCGATTTGATGTCTAGACCAGAAGTTGTGGATCAG ATCATTGCTTCCAACCCGCAATTGGCCTCCATGGGTCCCCAGATCCGGCAAATGATGGCCTCTCCCTTTTTCCGGCAGATGATGTCCAATCCCGAGACCCTTCGAATG ATGATGCAAATGCAATCGGGCATGGGCCAAGGGGGTGGACTTGGAGGTTTTGGTGGATTCAATCCGTTTGCTCCTGCCGCTGCTGGGGCCAACACGAATACTGCCCCAAACAATGCCGGTACCGGCCCGACGGATCCATTCCCTAACCTTTTTGCGCCTAATGCCGGTAACGCCAATCCTGCGGCTGGTGGTGCAGgtgctgctgctgctgctgctgctgctgccgaTCAAGCTCAAGCAACAAAcgctcctcctcctcctaATCCATCCCAACCCAATGCCGGTCAATTCCCTCCTGGCCTCGCTGCTCTTTTAGGCCTTGGGGGCGGAATGCCCGGTGCAGGCACGAGTGCTGCTGGGACAAACCCCAATCCATTCGGGGCGCTAAATCCTGCACTCTTTGGCGGTGCAGGCTCCCTTTGGGGCGCCCCACCAGTTAGGGACGAAAGGCCGCCAGAGGAAATCTATGCTACCCAGCTAGGACAGCTGAATGCTATG GGTTTATGGGATGCCCAAAAGAATATCCGAGCGCTTAGAACTACGGGCGGCAATGTTGAAGCAGCCATCGAATTGATTTTCTCTGGCCAGCTTGATCAGGCGTAG
- a CDS encoding ATP-binding cassette(ABC) transporter required for the export of a-factor, putative; Ste6p (Similar to TIGR gene model, INSD accession AAW41802.1), with product MPRSPPSSASTRSPPSLDGVELLALTPRQPPTQTDSPFHDRHSVAATPVAGIAEQDEQVAADDYGDRKTVQGYQLANVSPTALDEKRRQPVSFGPMLHEIRPPSQWRRSLYPADAPPIPASTYEQHLDLSPLPTSPAMSDCTIPVPQPIRPRFRRLFVFTTARDYMSLLFPAVVLSILSALIQPYMSIVIGNAFAIFAAYPLNTSLATDADRAALRGGVANTSIQLTVAGVLALLFNYMKGVMWTRYGETVADRLRSKVYLGAQGKPMEWYDMGMGMREEEQGEGKENDAVGAGGLMSKFNRYQFVYFPNHGLLTFTVRRETDDVRMATSHAFGLIVQNTFTFVLCFILAVIKSPSLAFVTLSTIPLVVLTQVVTQILCAPLLATERRVLAEASTNVERATAAISTVKAHNAQAAEEEKFMEAVSKSKGNLIKQGLVWGVSAGLTDFFLLGTFVLGFWYGAKIVREGKATSGAVMTCFWACLFAATYLQQVVPHLTTMTKGKNSIASLLTVIQDDSSSPTNSSIDHSFSKRASGPLALQGVQPRRCHGEFNFNHISFAYPFRPGNPVLRDISLFIPPGETTFIVGGSGSGKSTIAQLLLRLYDPASGEITMDDHSFLFLNTRYTTENIAAVQQGCILFDMSVHDNVAMGLAGAGAETGVNRTPKDVTREQVIEACKMAMIHDFVVSLPEGYDTTLGTGGSSLSGGQRQRLAIARARIRNPTVLILDEATSALDATSRVLVFQNIKAWRNNQTTIVITHDLSQIVSDDFVYVMKNGIVAEQGFRLDLMKQPNGIFTHMAAEQAVNPFPAKGVDSEIEWYNERDTFLNAEEEEYEEVLDTTVRSYTPSFSALGMQRNSAIYLDILDEYSRSQRLSQTDRRQSRISLTSAQKRLSWTPEQLGSRPPSRQMSRPLSRLNVVVDSNPRLSLRAMMGETQRQDGGMLHPGWVEKNSPSRISAIRQRQQRTLSENLEDDLKGCLSSDTNLPHTDVLVEQVAIRPATTPIPGLFSLLKLYFPSLPAKPLLLLGCIGSIGHGATTPIWSFFLSKLMAIVGAGGADTTALTKYGLVVLGLCAAQGLSNCVQEYSLVGLSARWTHMVRGVAMHKLITQDKAFFDLSPNSPSRLVQTLIKDADDARTLMSQVIGKAVTVVIMIGLGLIWAMTVDWRLTLIGLALGPIFAGFMAVNSWFIGNIESACKIAREEVGRVFYESVANVRGIRAMALDGAFEKRFEEDANNAKKTGNRSAWAMAMGGAIAGGLPLFAQALMNFAGSAFMLQGRMNYEQMLQVYNLILFSLTFGSGLLDFIPTMAKARAAARDFNRIYQLSESTTESIGSLRFPINGHVEFSHVDFSYPSRPEVSVLKDASFTFKPGECVAVVGPSGSGKSTIAALLQRLYMPDGGDIRLGDRSLREADVVWLRNHIAVVSQSANLFDATIAENIAYGSPNLPRSEIYRAAEAANIHDFIQSLPQGYETKLGENASLISGGQAQRLQIARALCRTSRILILDECTSALDPDNARAVLDTIVKIKQHHTTIFITHSVEAMQRCDRIICLGEGRVEEEGSFEELVKKGGVFAQLMKTGEWE from the exons ATGCCCCGCTCCCCCCCGTCCAGCGCGTCCACACGCAGCCCCCCCTCGCTGGACGGCGTCGAGCTTCTCGCACTCACCCCGCGCCAGCCGCCCACGCAAACCGACTCGCCATTCCACGACCGCCATTCAGTCGCGGCTACACCCGTGGCCGGCATCGCTGAGCAAGATGAACAAGTGGCTGCTGACGATTATGGAGACAGAAAGACAGTACAGGGCTACCAGCTCGCCAACGTTTCCCCTACTGCTCTAGACGAGAAGCGCCGCCAGCCAGTTTCCTTTGGTCCAATGCTGCACGAAATCAGGCCTCCATCACAATGGAGAAGGTCCTTGTATCCAGCCGATGCACCGCCCATCCCGGCCTCGACGTATGAGCAGCATCTCGACCTCTCCCCTTTGCCGACATCCCCGGCCATGTCTGATTGCACCATCCCAGTCCCTCAGCCCATCAGGCCCAGATTCCGTAGACTCTTTGTCTTCACCACCGCCAGAGACTATATGTCGCTCTTGTTCCCAGCCGTTGTGCTCTCAATTCTCTCGGCGCTTATCCAGCCCTACATGTCCATAGTGATCGGTAATGCCTTTGCCATCTTTGCAGCTTATCCTTTGAATACCTCGCTCGCTACCGATGCTGACCGTGCTGCCCTTCGCGGCGGCGTTGCCAATACATCTATTCAGCTCACAGTCGCCGGCGTGCTTGCTTTGCTCTTCAATTACATGAAAGGCGTCATGTGGACGAGATACGGCGAGACAGTAGCAGATCGACTAAGAAGCAAGGTCTATCTCGGTGCTCAAGGTAAGCCTATGGAGTGGTATGATATGGGAATGGGTatgagagaagaagagcaaggggagggaaaggagaatgaCGCCGTGGGCGCTGGTGGCTTGATGTCAAAGTTCAACAGGTATCAATTTGTTTATTTCCCCAACCATGGCTTGCTGACTTTTACTGTCCGCAGGGAGACTGATGATGTCAGGATGGCCACTTCACACGCCTTTGGATTAATAGTTCAAAACACATTCACGTTCGTCTTGTGCTTCATCCTTGCCGTCATTAAATCTCCATCTTTGGCCTTTGTCACCCTCTCCACCATCCCCCTCGTCGTCCTTACGCAAGTCGTGACCCAGATCCTCTGCGCCCCTCTGTTAGCTACTGAAAGGCGGGTACTTGCTGAAGCCTCTACCAACGTCGAGCGTGCCACTGCTGCCATCTCCACAGTCAAAGCACACAATGCGCAAGCagcggaagaagaaaaatTTATGGAGGCGGTGAGCAAGAGTAAAGGTAATTTGATCAAACAAGGCTTGGTCTGGGGCGTTTCCGCAGGTTTGACAGACTTTTTCTTGCTGGGAACATTTGTGCTCGGATTCTGGTATGGCGCGAAAATAGTTCGGGAGGGGAAAGCGACTTCAGGAGCTGTCATGACCTGCTTCTGGGCTTGTCTTTTTGCTGCAACGTACCTTCAGCAGGTTGTCCCCCACCTCACCACAATGACCAAGGGCAAAAACTCGATCGCTTCGCTTTTGACAGTCATTCAAGATGATTCTTCCTCCCCTACAAACTCTTCAATCGATCACAGCTTTTCCAAACGCGCTTCTGGCCCACTTGCTCTACAAGGCGTTCAACCCCGTCGATGCCATGGAGAATTCAATTTCAACCACATCTCATTTGCCTATCCGTTCCGCCCCGGAAACCCCGTTCTCCGCGATATCTCCCTGTTCATCCCGCCAGGAGAAACAACGTTTATCGTGGGCGGTTCAGGTTCTGGTAAATCCACGATAGCTCAGCTCCTCCTCCGACTATACGATCCCGCGTCAGGCGAGATCACGATGGATGACCATTCGTTCCTGTTCTTGAACACTCGGTATACAACGGAAAACATCGCGGCTGTCCAGCAGGGGTGTATCCTTTTCGATATGTCGGTGCATGATAATGTCGCTATGGGACTCGCTGGGGCCGGTGCGGAAACAGGGGTGAACAGGACACCAAAAGACGTCACACGCGAACAAGTCATTGAAGCTTGTAAAATGGCGATGATCCATGATTTCGTGGTGAGCTTGCCCGAGGGGTATGATACCACCTTGGGAACAGGCGGATCGAGTTTGAGTGGAGGACAGAGGCAGCGACTGGCGATTGCACGAGCGAGAATCAGGAATCCGACTGTCCTCATCCTCG ATGAAGCGACATCAGCGTTGGATGCGACTTCCAGAGTGCTTGTTTTCCAGAATATCAAGGCATGGCGCAACAATCAAACCACCATCGTCATTACGCACGACCTCTCGCAAATCGTTTCCGACGACTTTGTCTACGTCATGAAAAACGGTATCGTTGCCGAACAGGGATTTCGTCTTGACCTCATGAAGCAACCGAATGGGATATTCACACATATGGCGGCAGAACAAGCCGTCAACCCTTTCCCTGCAAAGGGGGTCGATTCTGAGATAGAGTGGTACAATGAACGAGACACGTTCCTCAACgccgaggaagaagaatatGAAGAGGTGCTCGACACCACCGTCAGATCATACACTCCTTCATTTTCTGCACTGGGGATGCAGAGGAATAGTGCCATCTACCTCGATATCCTTGATGAATACTCCAGGAGTCAGCGTCTTTCACAAACCGATCGTCGACAATCTCGCATCAGTTTGACATCCGCTCAAAAACGCCTATCGTGGACCCCGGAGCAGTTGGGTAGCCGCCCTCCGTCTCGCCAGATGAGTCGACCTCTGAGCAGACTAAACGTCGTTGTCGATTCAAATCCAAGGCTAAGCTTGAGGGCTATGATGGGGGAGACCCAAAGACAAGATGGAGGGATGCTTCATCCCGGCTGGGTGGAGAAAAATTCACCTTCAAGGATAAGCGCGATCAGGCAAAGGCAGCAAAGAACTTTATCTGAAAACCTGGAAGATGATTTGAAAGGCTGTCTGTCGTCTGATACCAATCTTCCCCACACAGACGTTCTTGTTGAACAGGTCGCTATACGCCCAGCTACCACTCCGATCCCAGGCTTATTTTCTCTCCTCAAACTCTATTTCCCTTCACTTCCGGCCAAACCACTTCTTTTGCTTGGCTGTATAGGTTCGATCGGTCACGGAGCGACCACCCCCATCTGGTCATTCTTCCTTTCCAAGCTGATGGCCATCGTTGGTGCTGGTGGTGCTGATACCACTGCTCTCACCAAGTATGGTCTCGTTGTTCTCGGGTTGTGCGCCGCTCAAGGGCTGTCAAACTGTGTTCAAGAATATTCTCTGGTTGGACTCTCTGCTCGATGGACTCATATGGTACGCGGGGTCGCCATGCATAAACTCATCACCCAAGACAAGGCAttctttgatctttcaCCCAACTCTCCCTCTCGGCTGGTCCAGACCTTGATCAAAGATGCCGACGACGCAAGAACCCTTATGAGTCAAGTCATTGGGAAAGCAGTGACTGTGGTGATCATGATTGGTCTGGGTTTGATCTGGGCAATGACGGTGGATTGGAGGTTGACTTTGATAGGACTGGCCTTGGGTCCAATCTTCGCCGGGTTCATGGCGGTTAACTCTTGGTTCATTGGTAACATTGAGTCGGCTTGCAAAATCGCAAGAGAAGAGGTGGGAAGAGTTTTCTACGAA AGTGTAGCCAACGTCAGGGGAATTCGAGCGATGGCTCTCGACGGCGCTTTTGAAAAAAGGTTCGAGGAGGATGCTAATAATGCTAAAAAGACGGGTAACCGTTCGGCATGGGCTATGGCAATGGGTGGAGCGATTGCAGGAGGATTGCCGTTGTTCGCTCAAG CTCTCATGAACTTTGCTGGTTCAGCTTTCATGCTCCAAGGCCGCATGAATTACGAGCAGATGTTACAAGTATATAACCTTATACTGTTCAGTCTGACTTTTGGTAGTGGTCTTCTCGATTTTA TCCCTACCATGGCCAAAGCTCGAGCAGCCGCTCGGGACTTCAATCGCATCTATCAGCTATCCGAATCCACCACAGAATCAATCGGTTCACTTCGCTTTCCCATCAACGGTCACGTTGAATTCTCCCATGTCGATTTCTCATACCCCTCGAGACCTGAGGTTTCTGTTCTGAAAGACGCGTCATTCACATTCAAACCCGGAGAGTGCGTTGCAGTCGTCGGGCCTTCCGGTTCCGGTAAGTCGACTATTGCAGCTCTTCTGCAAAGGCTATATATGCCAGATGGCGGTGACATTCGCTTGGGCGATCGTAGTCTGAGGGAAGCGGATGTCGTCTGGCTGAGAAATCACATTGCTGTTGTATCCCAGTCGGCCAATCTTTTCGATGCTACCATCGCCGAAAACATCGCCTACGGATCACCCAATCTACCTCGTTCGGAGATCTACAGAGCTGCCGAAGCCGCCAATATCCACGACTTCATTCAGAGTCTACCGCAGGGCTATGAAACCAAACTCGGTGAAAATGCCAGTTTGATCTCGGGCGGACAAGCTCAAAGGTTGCAGATCGCGAGAGCGTTATGTAGGACAAGTAGGATCCTCATCTTGGACGAGTGTACCAGTGCATTAGATCCCGATAACGCTAGGGCCGTATTAGACACCATTGTTAAGATCAAACAG CACCATACAACAATCTTCATCACCCATTCAGTCGAGGCCATGCAACGTTGCGATAGAATCATTTGCCTTGGAGAAGGTAGAGTAGAGGAGGAAGGGTCATTTGAAGAActggtgaagaagggaggGGTGTTTGCTCAGCTGATGAAGACGGGAGAATGGGAATAA
- a CDS encoding Mandelate racemase/muconate lactonizing enzyme, putative (Similar to TIGR gene model, INSD accession AAW41801.1), with translation MSGLKITGFSVHDVRFPTNVTGDGTDAMNKECDYSAAYIVVKTNSDLKGQGMTFTIGRGNEIVCFAIEQVANRIVGMDLAPIFSDMGKFWDFLVADPQHRWLGPEKGVIHLATAAVSNAIWDMYAKHAGKPLWKLIVDFTPEEFVKATSFRYITDALTPAEALEMLKAKESGKAAREAEVKKRGYPAYTTSVGWLGYSDEKVRRLTKESLAQGFNHFKLKVGADPEDDLRRGRLIRSIIDDPANMPKDRKPIDPASIANKNAGPTGCVLMVDANQVWDVPQAVEYMKKLEPLKPWFIEEPTAPDDAVGHASIRKALKPLNIGVATGEHAHNRMVFKQLLQLDAIDVCQIDSCRLGGVNEILSVLLMSAKFGVPVCPHAGGVGLCEYVIHLSLIDYICVSGDMERNVLEFVDHLHEHFLYPVSINSEGRYNVPTDNKGGYSIEMFEKSMEDYAFPGGAYWAAVARGETPAVSH, from the exons ATGTCAGGCCTCAAGATCACAGGATTCTCCGTCCATG ATGTTCGATTCCCCACC AATGTCACTGGTGACGGAACGGATGCCAT GAACAAGGAATGCGACTATTCCGCTGCTTACATTGTCGTGAAGACTAATTCCGACCTCAAGGGACAAGGAATGACCTTTA CCATTGGTCGTGGAAACGAAATCGTCTGCTTTGCTATCGAGCAAGTAGCCAATCGTATCGTTGGCATGGACCTTGCCCCCATCTTTTCCGACATGGGCAAATTCTGGGACTTTT TGGTCGCCGACCCTCAGCACCGTTGGCTCGGCCCTGAAAAGGGTGTTATTCATCTTGCCACCGCCGCTGTTTCCAACGCCATCTGGGATATGTACGCCAAGCACGCTGGCAAACCCCTGTGGAAACTCATTGTTGACTTCACTCCTGAAGA ATTTGTAAAGGCCACTTCTTTCCGATACATCACCGACGCCCTTACCCCCGCTGAAGCCCTTGAGATGCTCAAGGCCAAAGAGTCTGGAAAGGCTGCCAGAGAAGCCGAAGTCAAAAAGAGGGGATACCCTGCTTACACAACCTCTGTCGGGTGGCTCGGGTACTCTGACGAAAAAGTCAGGCGATTAACCAAGGAAAGCCTCGCCCAAGGCTTCAACCACTTCAAGCTTAAAGTCGGCGCCGACCCTGAAGATGATCTTCGACGAGGACGACTGATCAGATCGATCATTGACGACCCTGCCAACATGCCCAAAGACCGAAAACCTATCGACCCCGCTTCCATCGCCAACAAGAATGCCGGCCCTACAGGCTGTGTATTGATGGTGGACGCCAACC AGGTGTGGGATGTCCCTCAGGCTGTGGAGTACATGAAGAAACTTGAGCCCTTGAAGCCTTGGTTCATCGAAGAGCCTACTGCGCCCGATGATGCCGTCGGACACGCGTCCATCCGAAAGGCCCTCAAGCCCCTCAATATCGGTGTCGCTACCGGTGAACATGCCCACAACCGA ATGGTCTTCAAGCAATTATTGCAGCTTGACGCTATTGACGTTTGTCAAATTGACTCGTGTCGACTTGGTGGTGTCAATGAGATTCTTTCCGTTTTGCTCATGTCTGCCAAATTCGGTGTACCAGTCTGTCCTCACGCCGGTGGTGTCGGATTGTGCGAGTATGTC ATCCACTTGTCTCTTATTGACTATATCTGCGTCTCTGGTGATATGGAGCGTAACGTCTTGGAGTTTGTAGA CCATCTGCATGAACACTTCCTCTACCCTGTATCCATCAACTCGGAAGGCCGATACAACGTACCTACCGACAACAAGGGCGGATACTCTATTGAGATGTTTGAAAAGTCAATGGAGGACTATGCTTTCCCCGGAGGCGCTTACTGGGCGGCTGTAGCGAGGGGAGAGACACCTGCCGTTTCACATTAA
- a CDS encoding Hypothetical protein (Similar to TIGR gene model, INSD accession AAW41799.1; CNB01000) has product MVYLLFLRLLKYLFSAVSVLAGLLAITNYYLNTQTVYGSTSTISSYGGEDSVAKRNDISSSSSEASPNITSIIDNPQLLTAANVTSNGLLVHISFEWIVTMLIVVFVLKASAHHLKLVQEWTHMNYNEVSFKTLMITNLSLVQNKAKSLVTVADAKREIKSLVLGSERGKIDASVWFAIHNMNPLHEKMERFKKKHFSWAIKAVAMETFHGKGEGVFYDSCSGRMCGRSKVEFTYERELTVSDMVRDEALKEKLEIEELQDRIRQGQVDVRHTNLSGTVTSAFVTVPSAKQAREILKNVKDSMKRAGYHVQRLWKNLEKDVKSRHSHAIIGKFALVVICFVNTIPLMIVTVLANLGTLEESSEIWKAIFTVLAGVLPATISAMFSYVLPYIMRRLSRWSGALTRGQLDKAVIRQLFIFQLVSNFVVFSLLGVVYETYLTISEDIGKESWSTIYASLGDIPAKVTRAYISESLYWLSWYPIRSVVACLQLLQIPRLILKTPQLLMIKTPHDLAEVVQPENFEVSEERCASYTNSHLLSSTPSSIHTCLMYAPLAPIVVICAAIYFWTLYIIHNNQLKFVFDSKETDGKCWKVLVNRVLIATVFMQLFMVLTVTLKTQSPAMAVGAGLPIGIIFLFKMYLRRHYHPDGEVFSQYIDKYEDEDIRHGEWAPEYEHELLREDWMPKIKRVKNAKLMKAAMRQFPKLKELLRVGRKADGGKVVGLTIKKQRKKAREKG; this is encoded by the exons ATGGtttatcttctttttctccgCCTTTTGAAATACCTCTTCTCCGCAGTGTCCGTCCTGGCTGGCCTTTTAGCCATAACAAACTACTATCTTAACACACAAACCGTATACGGCAGCACGAGTACAATCTCTTCTTATGGGGGCGAGGATAGCGTGGCAAAACGAAATGACATAAGTTCATCAAGCTCAGAAGCGAGTCCTAATATCACTTCGATAATAGACAATCCACAGCTATTGACCGCTGCCAATGTCACTAGCAACGGCCTTTTGGTCCACATCTCGTTCGAATGGATCGTGACAATGTTGATCGTGGTCTTTG TCCTCAAAGCATCCGCTCACCATTTAAAACTTGTGCAAGAATGGACTCATAT GAATTATAATGAAGTCTCTTTCAAAACGTTGATGATCACCAATTTGTCATTGGTGCAGAACAAAGCAAAATCACTTGTGACGGTTGCAGATGCCAAGCGCGAGATAAAGTCTCTTGTTCTCGGCTCAGAAAGAGGCAAAATCGATGCCAGTGTTTGGTTTGCCATACATAATATGAATCCATTGCatgagaagatggaaagatTCAAGAAAAAGCACTTCAGTTGGGCGATCAAAGCTGTAGCCATGGAGACTTTCCATGGGAAAGGTGAAGGAGTTTTTTACGATAGCTGTTCGGGAAGAATGTGCGGGCGATCTAAA GTAGAGTTCACTTATGAAAGAGAGTTAACTGTGTCTGACATGGTTAGGGATGAGGCGCTGAAGGAGAAACTAGAAATTGAAGAGCTTCAGGATCGTATCCGTCAGGGACAAGTCGATGTCCGTCACACCAATCTTTCTGGCACCGTCACGTCAGCCTTTGTCACTGTCCCCAGTGCCAAGCAAGCTCGTGAAATCTTGAAAAATGTGAAAGATTCCATGAAGCGGGCAGGTTACCATGTTCAGCGA CTCTGGAAGAACCTTGAAAAGGATGTCAAGTCCCGCCATTCCCATGCAATCATAGGAAAATTTGCTCTCGTAGTCATTTGTTTCGTCAACACTATTCCGCTCATGATTGTGACTGTCTTAGCCAATCTTGGTACA CTGGAAGAATCCTCTGAAATCTGGAAAGCCATCTTCACCGTCCTTGCAGGAGTTCTTCCAGCCACTATTTCGGCCATGTTTTCCTATGTCCTTCCCTATATCATGCGACGGCTTTCCCGTTGGTCAGGCGCTCTTACTCGGGGTCAGTTGGATAAAGCCGTCATCAGGCAGCTCTTCATTTTTCAGCTGGTATCCAATTTCGTTGTGTTTTCTTTGCTTGGCGTCGTGTATGAAACATATCTAACCATTTCGGAAGACATTGGCAAGGAAAGCTGGTCCACTATTTATGCAAGCTTGGGTGATATCCCAGCTAAAGTTACTCGCGCATATATTTCTGAAAGCCTGTACTGGCTGTCATGGTATCC AATTCGCTCCGTAGTAGCGTGCTTACAGCTTCTTCAAATACCAAGACTGATTTTAAAAACGCCCCAGTTACTGATGATCAAGACACCTCACGACCTTGCAGAGGTGGTGCAGCCAGAAAATTTTGAGGTAAGTGAAGAGAGATGTGCCTCATATACAAACTCACATTTGCTGTCAAGTACGCCATCGAGTATTCACACGTG TCTGATGTACGCTCCGCTGGCTCCAATTGTTGTTATATGCGCGGCCATTTACTTCTGGACGCTATACATCATT CACAACAATCAGCTTAAGTTTGTTTTTGACTCCAAGGAAACTGATGGGAAGTGCTGGAAGGTCTTGGTAAATCGCGTCCTTATCGCGACCGTCTTCATGCAGCTGTTCATGGTGTTGA CTGTCACTCTTAAGACGCAGTCTCCGGCGATGGCAGTTGGTGCTGGGCTTCCGATTGGCATAATTTTCCTTTTTAAAATGTATCTTCGGCGTCATTACCACCCGGATGGCGAGGTTTTCTCGCAATATATCGACAAATATGAAGACGAGGATATCAGACATGGGGAATGGGCGCCTGAGTATGAGCATGAGTTACTCAGAGAAGACTGGATGCCAAAGATCAAGAGGGTAAAGAATGCCAAGCTCATGAAGGCTGCTATGCGCCAGTTTCCCAAACTGAAAGAGCTGTTGAGAGTTGGTAGAAAAGCGGACGGCGGCAAAGTTGTTGGCTTGACCATCAAGAAGCAGCGTAAAAAGGCGCGAGAGAAGGGCTGA